The following proteins are co-located in the Macadamia integrifolia cultivar HAES 741 chromosome 3, SCU_Mint_v3, whole genome shotgun sequence genome:
- the LOC122073119 gene encoding amino acid transporter ANT1-like, translated as MAKEAGEVPLLGNSAAGTSSWAQTFGNIIVAIIGTGALGLPYAFKVAGCLAGALGVTIAGISTYYCMLLVVHCRSRLASTSSSSGDECDEIQTYGYLGYKAFGRSGRYFTESLIVVSQFGGAVAYLVFIGQNLSSIFRTHNLSFSSIIFLLVPIEITLSWIRSLSALAPFSIFADICNILAMAVVMKQDLQLFDGFSERKMITSFAAFPFAGGVAVFCFEGVGMTLALERSMRERKRFPWVLGMAFLGITLVYVLFGLFGYLAYGDQTRDIITLNLPNDWSAAAVKVGLCLGLTFTFPIMLHPINEIIEEKLKQSEWFQKLCHYNSGRGGATEMYLVYISRALVVLVAVMLASKVPSFGVFVSLVGSTLCALLSFFLPALFHLIFFGDSLRLWQRGLDYCILACGLAFAAYGTYNVVAKRNSTGS; from the coding sequence ATGGCGAAGGAAGCAGGAGAGGTTCCTCTTCTTGGAAATTCTGCTGCAGGGACCTCTTCGTGGGCTCAAACGTTTGGAAACATCATAGTTGCCATCATCGGCACAGGCGCCTTAGGCCTCCCTTATGCTTTCAAGGTTGCAGGTTGCCTCGCAGGAGCTCTAGGAGTAACCATCGCAGGCATCTCCACTTATTACTGTATGCTTCTCGTAGTTCATTGCAGGAGTAGATTAGCTTCTACCTCATCATCATCTGGTGATGAATGCGATGAAATTCAGACATATGGGTATCTGGGTTACAAAGCATTCGGAAGATCAGGTCGGTACTTCACCGAATCCCTCATAGTAGTCTCGCAATTCGGAGGTGCTGTAGCTTATCTTGTCTTCATAGGTCAGAATTTGTCATCTATATTCAGAACCCACAACCTCAGCTTCTCTTCGATTATATTCCTTCTTGTCCCAATCGAAATTACTCTCTCTTGGATTCGTTCCCTCTCTGCTCTCGCCCCTTTTAGTATCTTCGCTGATATATGTAATATACTGGCAATGGCGGTTGTTATGAAGCAAGACCTCCAACTGTTCGACGGATTTTCTGAGAGGAAAATGATTACAAGCTTTGCAGCGTTTCCATTCGCCGGGGGCGTTGCTGTGTTTTGTTTTGAGGGTGTTGGTATGACATTGGCTTTGGAGAGGTCtatgagagaaaggaagagatttcCATGGGTGCTTGGAATGGCTTTCTTAGGGATAACGCTTGTCTATGTGTTGTTTGGGTTATTTGGTTATTTGGCTTATGGAGATCAAACCAGAGACATTATAACCCTCAATCTTCCAAATGATTGGTCTGCTGCGGCTGTCAAGGTTGGGCTATGTTTGGGACTGACTTTCACATTCCCAATCATGTTGCACCCTATCAATGAGATCATAGAGGAAAAGCTGAAACAAAGTGAGTGGTTTCAGAAACTTTGCCATTACAATTCAGGCAGAGGAGGAGCAACAGAGATGTATTTGGTGTATATAAGCAGAGCCCTTGTGGTGTTGGTGGCAGTGATGCTAGCTTCGAAGGTCCCTAGTTTTGGTGTGTTTGTGTCATTGGTGGGGAGCACGTTATGCGCACTGCTCTCCTTCTTCTTGCCGGCATTgtttcatctcatcttctttggGGATTCTCTGCGTTTGTGGCAGAGGGGTTTGGATTACTGCATCTTGGCTTGTGGGTTGGCTTTTGCTGCTTATGGTACTTACAATGTTGTAGCCAAGAGAAACTCTACAGGTTCTTAA